The sequence ATTTGGCCATTGCACCGGTAAAAATCGTGCATGGTTAATTGGCCATGGGCAGGATGAGGTCGATCCCTTGCATGCCAGCGCATTTAATCCACTGGCAGCGCGTCGCAGAGCGGGCGAGCCGGTGGCTTATATCGTGGGTACACGGGAATTTTTTGGCCGTGATTTTGTGGTCAACCCGAGCGTGCTTATCCCCAGGCCAGACACCGAGCTATTGGTCGAGCTGGCTTTAGAGCGGGCAGGAGACGGCGCCCGGGTGCTCGATCTGGGCACGGGCTCCGGTTGCATTCCGATTACCCTGAAGCTGGAGCGTCTTGATCTGGATATTAGCGCGGTTGATTTATCTCCTGCGGCTTTGATCGTTGCTCAGACCAATGCCAGCCAGCTGGAGGCCGCCATTCGTTTTTATCAATCTGACTGGTATCAGGTTTTGGGCGAGGTCCGCTTTGATGTGATCGTATCTAATCCGCCGTATATCGAGCAAAATGATCATCATTTAAGTGAAGGTGATTTACGTTTTGAACCACGCAGTGCTTTAAGTGATGAAGGGGATGGCTTGGCGCATATTCGTAGCATTATTAGTGGTGCGTGTAGCCATTTAAGCCAGCATGGCTGGCTTTTGTTCGAGCACGGCTGGGATCAGTCTGCAGCTTGCCGTGCCCTGCTGGAAGAGGCTGGTTTTTATGAAGTACAAAGCTGGCTTGATTTATCAGGCATCGAGCGGGTCACGGGTGGACGCTGGGCCGGTGCATGATGATAGCAAAATATGCCTTTACCGGGTTTGGGAATAAAATCTGATTTACTTGCCGTGATTTTTTCATAAAAGTACAATACCCGAGTAAATACATCAGGTATCACAAAGGAAACTCAAAATGAATACGCAAGATCTGATTCGCCAGCAAGTGACTGAAAACGCCGTCGTTCTTTATATGAAAGGCACACCGACTTTCCCCCAGTGTGGTTTTTCTGCTGGCGCAGTGCAGTTGCTTAAAAACTGTAGCGTATCTTTTGCTGCGGTCAATGTGCTGGCTGATGCGGATATTCGCCAGGGCATCAAAGAATATGCAAACTGGCCAACGATTCCACAGCTTTATATCAAGGGTGAGTTTGTGGGGGGCTCCGATATTATGAAAGAGCTGTTTGCCACGGGCGAGTTACAAAAAATGCTGGAAGGGATTGCAAAAGAGTAATCAGATTGATCTGTAGGGCGGTATTTATCCGCCTTACAGCTGAGTGTTAAATCATGGGCGGTGCAGTTTCAGTAAAAGACGGGCGCTCTTCCAGCTTGCTGTAGAACCTACGCAGATTTGGATGGCGTTTTTGCCAATCAAGTGCTGGCAAGCGAAAATCAAGATAGGCCAGTGTGCAGCCCAGTGCCACGTCGGCTAAAGAAAATAAATCTCCTCCCCACCATTTTTGGCCTTCCAACTCATTGGCGATATGCTCGAGGCCGCGCTCAATTTTGGCTTGCTGATGAGTAATCCATTCTGTGGATTGCAAGGGGGGAGGGCGCATTTGCTCTTGCCTGATCAGTACGGCAGCGTCGCTAATTCCGTCTGCCAAGGCTTCGCGGCGCTTGATGCTGATGGCTTGCCGGTGATCGCTGGGAATAAGTTTGCCAGCTGGCGAGCTGTGATCCAGAAAATCCACTATTACGCTGGAGTCATATAAAGTTCTGCCGTCATCGAGCAAAAGAATCGGTACTTTGCCCAGTGGATTGAGGATGCTGACGCCGCTTTCGTAAGATAAAGTATTATCCTCAATCAGCTGGTATTCAATGCGTTTTTCGGCAAGAACAATACGAACTTTACGGCCGAAGGGGCTGGTATATGAGGTAATGAGTTTCATACTGTCTCTATCATATGGAGTTAGTCGTCTGCCGGTTATGAAAGCAGATTTGTAGTTTGCATACAATGCAGATTATAAGTGCCTTTCAGGTATGGGATACCTGCCCTGCATGATGGTGCTGCAGGGCAAGCTTAGTCTTTCTTTGACTGTATGACGAGATGCCATGGGTATTTATTAAGGATCTGCTGCAGGTCCTGTTACGGTGCGTGCTAGTGAAAAGTAAAAAAGACACTTTAGTACTTGTTCTTTGTTTTGTTTGTTCTTTGTGCGGTTTTTAATAATGGGGTGGATTTTTTATTTGCTTCGTTTTGGCAGCAGCAATAAAGGTGCGGCGATGCCAAAGGCGAGCGCCAGCACGATCATGATGGCTTTTACACCGTGCACACCTGCGGTAATTAAAAGGGCCGTACCGTCTGCTTCTGTCCCCATGGTGGCGATGCCTAATAAGGCTTGCACCGATTGATACATGGATTTGCCGGGAATCATCGGAATTGCAGCGCTAATGGCGTAAATTACGCCGGGCTGATTGTGGCGGTCGGCCCAAAGCTCGGCCACGATGCCGATCAATAATGCGGCCAGCAGTGTGCCAAACACCATATCGCCATCCATGGTTAATACCAGTTTACGTACGGCATGGCCGGATATCGCCAAAATACCGCACATCCATAATGCTCTGGGCGGCACATTAAATAAGAGTGCAAAACCTAATGCGGCAGGTGCTGCCATCAGCTCGATTATCCAGGGTGTAGACATTTAGATTCCTAATATACGCAGTGCCAAGCTGATGCCAATGGCAATGCCCAGCACAATGACGGCACTCATGGTAAATCTGACAATACCATTTAAATAATTGGCATTAAGTAAATCAGATGCGCCATTAATTAAGGGCACGCCGGGAATTAAAAATAATACCGAGGCGGCCATGGCGGTATCGGGGGTGCTGGTGAAATCTCTTAATAAGCCGGTGCAAAGCAGGGCCACAAAGCTGGCCGTACTGGCAAATACGAAGGGCTTAAAGTGCTGCAATACCAGTTGAAATCGTACCGCCATTCCCAATGATGAGCCCAGAGTAGTAATTAGAATCGCTGCAGTATCACCACCAAATAAAGCTGCAAATGCACCGCAGGATAAACCCACAAATAAAGTGACTACGCTGCGCGGGTAATGGCCTTTGGCCTGGGCTATCTCATCTAATGCCAATTGGGCATCGCTGGCATTGAGCTGGTCTTTTTCCAGGGCCAATAGCCAGCTATCCAGTGAAGTTAGTAATGAAAAATTGACCCCCATATGTGGTGCCTTTCTAAAACCGGTTTCCCGCTCGTGTCCCCGCTCTATGGTGGCACCGATATTGGTGGATGAAATAATCACTTCAACTTGCATTGCGCCCAGCACTCTGGCTGTGCGCTGAATAATCAGCGAGGTGCGATGCGTGCCCGCCCCGGATTGATGGGCAAGCAGGCCTGCTTTTAAGGCCAGCGTCAGAATGTCGGTGAGTGCGTAGGTAGCTTTCATAGGTTTAATCATATGAGTAATTGTATTGAAATGATTTAGCTACGATCAATCCGGATGTAAACAGGTTGTTTTTGCCTGTGGATCCTTGTGCTAGTAAAAACACCTAGGTAGCAGCATACACAAAGGGCTTTACGGGAGGAAGGGATGGTTGTTAACGGAGTGCGGTATCAGGGAGCGATCTGCCCAATATTTTCCGGCCCAGTGCCGGGCTACCGACATTGTCTTCGAAAGGGCCAGAATAAAGGCAAGGCCCGTTGTTTTTAACGATTACCTGCCTGATCAAAACCCTTTTGAAAACGTCTTTGTGCATCGTTAGCGATGCTGATTGGTGCTAATACTGTTTGTTTTTGGAAGGAGGGAAGCATCTTTAGGGGTTGTTTTGAAGCTACCCAGTGCCTCGCTGATTTTGCTCAGATTTTGGACTGCTTTTGCATGTTGCTCAGGGTGCCCGGTTTCATCCAGAAACAGGGCATCAAAATAGGTTGAAATTAATTCGGCTTGTTGTTCCATATTAAATTCAGGCAGTGTTTTCCCTGCATCCACACCATTCAGATCATAATTGTAGGCCGTGGCCTTTGATCCATAACCCCCACGAATGGTTAAAATAAAAGCATTCCACATTACTGCATAGCCCAATTGGTATTGCCAAATGTGCACTAATTCATGAATAAACCAGATTTTATTTTTATTTCCTTCAATAGAAAAATCATCCCGATAGGCCTGTTCCGGAAAAAACATTTCCCCATTCGGGGTCATTGCCGTGTTTTTAGCGGTTGGTAAACCGAATAAGCCACCCTGATGTACTTTAACGATGCCGTAATTAATTGAGTCTTTAAAAACCAAGGCTGCCATTTTAATTTCGCCTGATGTTAAGCCACGAGTGGTTTTCGCTGTGAGGTTTTGCATGATGATGGATTTCCTTATGTCATTAAGGGGGAGCATTCATCCTGTAATGGCATCATGACTGAAAATACATCCGAATTGAGAGCCCGGCCATTGATAGTGCATAGCCATTCGGTATGACGATCACAGTGAAATTATGCTCAGGGAATAGCTCGGCGCAGCAAATAGCTTAAATTGTTCAGGTTTCAATTTTCCTGGAAGTGAGGTTTGTGGTACTAGCCATACCGAACAAGGCATCGTCATCGGCTAAAGCATGCCCACAGCAGGATCTGGCCATGATTTTTTGGTCTGGCCTGCGGGTTTGCTCATTGAGTTCAAGTGTGGACTGAGCAGCATGGTTTGGAGCAAGTCTGGATTGCCGCCCTGGCTTCAATGCCTGAAGCCAGACTTTACATCCATCTTAGTGGTGCTGGAAATGAATATCTTTTTGCAAAAAGCCCCCATTTCCTTCTGGGCTATATTTTAGCCATTCACGTGGCGTTATCCTACGCCTGCTTTTCTGCTGCGGGCCATAAGAAAAGTACTATTAGACTGCCAAAACCATAAAACGTAATTAAAAGCGACGTTGTGGAGCACTCATTTGTTAGAAAAGTTTACATAGTTATTATTAGAAATCAGCCAGTGTAAGTTTTTTGCCGGTAATTATTTAAAAGATGCACAATATTTTTTTGTAATTTGAATAATTCCGTTACGACACAGTGCATATATTGCACAGGGTGAGTTATTGCAAATGCGCTACCTATGGCGCATCGCTCTTAGTAATGGTTTCTCTTTGTTTCAAGGCCAATATCTTGAACGAAGTTCGTGACCATATCAAAGCCGCGCAGGAAGGATTATTACGATTGATAAACCAATGGTTACGAATATAAAGCACGGTGTATTTTTCCATGCCTTTCTTGATATGACACAGCCTGAAAATGGCAGTGCTATTGCTTCGTAAAGAGCATAAGTAAATGGCTCATTAGGGCAAGTTTCACCACAATTAAAAATGAATACCATGCGTAGTGCTCTTGCATCATGTTGCTTGTATCCGGCGGCTTTATTTTTTCCACTTTGCCCGGTCATGAATTGCCATTCACATAAAGATTGGTGATGCGCTGATTTCGACCCTGGCCATTATTTAGCTTCCTTTAATGTGAGCAAATATTCCGAGGTAATCTTGGTTTCAAATATCAGCCGCTCCATAGGTTGCGGGGGAGTCCTACGGCAGCGGGCTGTGGCTTATTGATCACGCTGTGCTATGAGCATGGCTTGGGAGTTTAGCGTTTATATTTAGCTGTGCTGTATTTGATCTAGCTTAAAAGTTTGTATATTTAAGTACTTAACTGGTACATACGAGTATTGACATGACTCGTCTGTACGAGTTAACTTCCGGTTCTGTGAATATTACACAAAGAGGCAGACAGATGAGCTACGACTACCGGCAGATTGCGCAGCAGATATTGGATTCAATTGGTGGGCCAGAAAATATCGAGCAGGCGGCGCATTGTATTACGCGGCTGCGCATTGCTTTAAAAGACGAGGGCAAAATCAAGCACGAGCAGCTAAAAGTGGTTGATCTGGTTAAGGGCCAGTTTAGTAATGGTGGTGTATTTCAGATTGTGATTGGCTCAGGTGACGTGGATCGGGTTTATGCGCAGCTGATTGATCTGGCCGGAAGAAATGCTGCCACCGTGGCCGATGTAAAAGGCAGCGGTGAGAACAAACTCAACCCGATACAGCGTCTGGTAAAGATTTTCTCTGATGTATTTATGCCGATCCTGCCCGCAATTATTGTCGCGGGGCTTTTGATGGGGGTAAATAATCTGTTTGGTGCCAAGGATATGTTTATCCCAGGCAAAAGCTTGCTGGATGCATATCCGGGCCTTAGCGGGCTATGGCAGCTGATTAATATGATGGCCAACACCTCCTTTGTGTTCTTGCCTGCCCTGGTCGGCTGGTCGGCGGCAAAGCGTTTTGGCGGCAGCGAAGTCCTGGGTATCGTGCTGGGATTGTTGCTGGTGCATCCGGATCTGCTCAATGCCTGGAATTACGGTAAGGCAGCAGCGGGGCTGGATGGTCAGGCGATTCCCTATTTTGATATTTTTGGTTTGTTCAAGATTGAGCGAGTGGGCTACCAGGGGCAGATCCTGCCGATTCTGGCAGCGGCCTGGGTGATGAGCCAGGTAGAAATCTGGTTGAAAGTGCGCGTACCTAATGCCATTCAACTGCTGGTGGTGCCGATTACCACTATCGTGATCAGTGGTGTGCTGGCGCTGGCCGTGATTGGGCCGGTAGCGCGTGGCCTGGGTGTACTGATTACTCAGGGCCTGGTACAGGTGTTTGAAGTCGTGCCGGTGCTGGGAGCCGCTATTTTTGGTGCACTGTACGCACCGCTGGTGATTACCGGCATGCATCACATGTTTATTGCAGTTGATTTACAGCTGATTACCAGCCACGGTGGTACTTTTATCTGGCCAATTATTGCGCTATCCAATATTGCACAGGGCAGCGCAGCGCTGGCGATGTTTTGCATTGCAAAAAGTGCTACCGAAAAAAGTATGGCATCTACTTCGGCGATCTCTGCATTCTCCGGTATCACCGAGCCTGCCATGTTCGGGGTGAATCTGCGTTTTAAATATCCTTTTTATGCGGCGTTGATTGGCTCTGCTTGTGCGTCCGTGCTGATTACTTCAAAGCATGTATTGGCTTCTGCAATTGGTGTGGGCGGCTTACC comes from Iodobacter ciconiae and encodes:
- the prmC gene encoding peptide chain release factor N(5)-glutamine methyltransferase, whose amino-acid sequence is MNYSALLLQSGLDKIDAQVLFGHCTGKNRAWLIGHGQDEVDPLHASAFNPLAARRRAGEPVAYIVGTREFFGRDFVVNPSVLIPRPDTELLVELALERAGDGARVLDLGTGSGCIPITLKLERLDLDISAVDLSPAALIVAQTNASQLEAAIRFYQSDWYQVLGEVRFDVIVSNPPYIEQNDHHLSEGDLRFEPRSALSDEGDGLAHIRSIISGACSHLSQHGWLLFEHGWDQSAACRALLEEAGFYEVQSWLDLSGIERVTGGRWAGA
- the grxD gene encoding Grx4 family monothiol glutaredoxin; the protein is MNTQDLIRQQVTENAVVLYMKGTPTFPQCGFSAGAVQLLKNCSVSFAAVNVLADADIRQGIKEYANWPTIPQLYIKGEFVGGSDIMKELFATGELQKMLEGIAKE
- a CDS encoding glutathione S-transferase, which encodes MKLITSYTSPFGRKVRIVLAEKRIEYQLIEDNTLSYESGVSILNPLGKVPILLLDDGRTLYDSSVIVDFLDHSSPAGKLIPSDHRQAISIKRREALADGISDAAVLIRQEQMRPPPLQSTEWITHQQAKIERGLEHIANELEGQKWWGGDLFSLADVALGCTLAYLDFRLPALDWQKRHPNLRRFYSKLEERPSFTETAPPMI
- a CDS encoding threonine/serine exporter family protein gives rise to the protein MSTPWIIELMAAPAALGFALLFNVPPRALWMCGILAISGHAVRKLVLTMDGDMVFGTLLAALLIGIVAELWADRHNQPGVIYAISAAIPMIPGKSMYQSVQALLGIATMGTEADGTALLITAGVHGVKAIMIVLALAFGIAAPLLLLPKRSK
- a CDS encoding threonine/serine ThrE exporter family protein; the encoded protein is MKATYALTDILTLALKAGLLAHQSGAGTHRTSLIIQRTARVLGAMQVEVIISSTNIGATIERGHERETGFRKAPHMGVNFSLLTSLDSWLLALEKDQLNASDAQLALDEIAQAKGHYPRSVVTLFVGLSCGAFAALFGGDTAAILITTLGSSLGMAVRFQLVLQHFKPFVFASTASFVALLCTGLLRDFTSTPDTAMAASVLFLIPGVPLINGASDLLNANYLNGIVRFTMSAVIVLGIAIGISLALRILGI
- a CDS encoding zinc protease, with translation MQNLTAKTTRGLTSGEIKMAALVFKDSINYGIVKVHQGGLFGLPTAKNTAMTPNGEMFFPEQAYRDDFSIEGNKNKIWFIHELVHIWQYQLGYAVMWNAFILTIRGGYGSKATAYNYDLNGVDAGKTLPEFNMEQQAELISTYFDALFLDETGHPEQHAKAVQNLSKISEALGSFKTTPKDASLLPKTNSISTNQHR
- the treP gene encoding PTS system trehalose-specific EIIBC component translates to MTRLYELTSGSVNITQRGRQMSYDYRQIAQQILDSIGGPENIEQAAHCITRLRIALKDEGKIKHEQLKVVDLVKGQFSNGGVFQIVIGSGDVDRVYAQLIDLAGRNAATVADVKGSGENKLNPIQRLVKIFSDVFMPILPAIIVAGLLMGVNNLFGAKDMFIPGKSLLDAYPGLSGLWQLINMMANTSFVFLPALVGWSAAKRFGGSEVLGIVLGLLLVHPDLLNAWNYGKAAAGLDGQAIPYFDIFGLFKIERVGYQGQILPILAAAWVMSQVEIWLKVRVPNAIQLLVVPITTIVISGVLALAVIGPVARGLGVLITQGLVQVFEVVPVLGAAIFGALYAPLVITGMHHMFIAVDLQLITSHGGTFIWPIIALSNIAQGSAALAMFCIAKSATEKSMASTSAISAFSGITEPAMFGVNLRFKYPFYAALIGSACASVLITSKHVLASAIGVGGLPAFISIVPVHIPVFLLGTLVAVIVPFTVTWLFAKRASWKGDAVLEG